One Betta splendens chromosome 8, fBetSpl5.4, whole genome shotgun sequence DNA segment encodes these proteins:
- the srcin1a gene encoding SRC kinase signaling inhibitor 1 isoform X13 — MGNAPSQDPERGGSHMISTDDLEYPREYRTLGNSARRFSNVGLVHTSEHRHTVSAAQSLEALTNLHKADMERKRDAFMDHLKSKYQQQQQQQHQQQQQQQLQHPHHSPHHNPPSPSPSHASMRGSSERAAREQQQPNYWSFKSRSPRHSQSTQSGLADQAAKLSFASAESLETMSEADIPIGFNRMNRFRQSLPLSRSASQNKLRSPDEFSGVLFLQYGDETRRVHITHELSSLDTLHALIVHMFPQKLTAGMLKSPNTAILIKDEARNVFYELEDVRDIQDRSIIKIYRKEPIYASYPAAAHLANGDLRREMVYSSRDSSPTRRLNTLPSSTSSGSPSRSRLSYSGGRPPSFAGSHPQHEQGRHPHHLSAGHGANAGLSPSPSAILERRDVKPDEEVSAKNMALMKNEGLYADPYSLMHEGRLSIASTQSLAAIGDPFSFPVSSGLYRRGSVRSLSTYSAAALQGDLEDSLYKPGSSIYSDTYSSATLGMGFRMAPSSPQKIPDMQLRDRDSYSSSPRASPVRQTFRKDSASSSVFVESPKSRPSSGSDPLCLTAGPGEGGRASAGFGPSLSGQDSDSSRDHRLERMEAMEKQIASLTGLVQSVLTRAPDSDSTCGLLRLCMMAGCPPDQGTEFSRPLPFSSSEKTETNSDGSATGTGRRKHKAHTPSAPLALMPPPPSNTAHWSGAGRLQMQLHLNGLQQSATDLRKQLNQLRKIQLDNQDSVKTLLKRTEAELNVRVADALRKQEDPLQRQRLLVEEERLKYLNEEELIIQQLHDLEKSVEEIQKESSVNHKLVTAQELEEKTTVLRKLGETLTELKNQFPGLQSKMRVVLRVEVEAVKFLKEEPHRLDALLKRCKTITDTLTAMRKQANEGVWKKQEDFSAPPSKHNDDLRKFPDFEIPTSPPITLNDLGGGNSLSNWSPHASLSRAHGNVSGAHKDNHPPVPHKGKALEELERRAAADKALSVEVRLAAERDWEEKRASLTQYSAQDINRLLEETQAELMKAIPDLDFAAKQIKPSCGPPASQNPQGGAGTPEHRTGKPQHKLSGKDGGSRRGSDELSVPRYRTEKPSKSPPPPPPRRSFPSSPGLTTRSGEPLIPGKSIKKSESEETEGQKPHVKLRRTASENPRPASTPPTLAPGDKEEREEEKIAAELEGRRLSVPHVASPASPAGAERCVGDLPHESAGDAPSRHRPGHNMLRRPPLLKGGDLCGRSPRREQGRNSFQHGELKEELALLLTELDVRAMSSLEAQKLSRTAGDALQTLTICQDTEEVPYSQLSVRPILVLFENIKTAREAYRLLHSLVAASRPGPKPRGKPSAHAGPQSALLEALRGGTETGERVLNLRRDAEATRDAGDVRCSAYRRLDSLEETIRELENTLMEISGRPAADKMAAKKPPVPPKPAAAAPSQAGNKLLHSSAASKLKHLQQNATDHSKGGKREDFLKTQGQQQQ; from the exons ATCCCGAGCGCGGTGGCAGTCACATGATCTCCACGGATGACTTGGAGTACCCGCGCGAGTACCGGACCCTGGGCAACAGCGCCCGGCGCTTCTCCAACGTGGGCCTGGTGCACACGTCGGAGCACCGGCACACCGTCAGCGCCGCCCAGAGCCTGGAGGCCCTGACCAACCTGCACAAGGCCGACATGGAGCGCAAGCGGGACGCCTTCATGGACCACCTGAAGAGCAagtaccagcagcagcagcagcagcagcatcagcagcagcagcagcagcagctgcagcatccgCATCACAGCCCGCACCACAACCCTCCGTCACCCTCGCCCTCCCACGCCAGCATGAGGGGCTCGTCGGAACGGGCCGCACGGGAGCAG CAACAGCCCAACTACTGGAGCTTTAAG AGCCGCAGCCCGCGGCACTCCCAGTCCACCCAGTCCGGGCTCGCCGACCAGGCCGCCAAGCTCTCCTTCGCCTCCGCCGAATCCCTGGAGACCATGTCGGAAGCCGACATCCCCATCGGCTTCAACCGGATGAACCGATTCCGCCAGAGCCTGCCGCTGTCCCGCTCCGCCAGCCAGAATAAGCTACGGTCTCCAG ATGAATTTTCAG GCGTGCTCTTCCTGCAGTACGGCGACGAGACGCGCCGCGTGCACATCACCCACGAGCTCAGCAGCCTGGACACGCTGCATGCGCTCATCGTGCACATGTTCCCCCAAAAGCTGACGGCGGGCATGCTCAAGTCGCCCAACACGGCCATCCTGATCAAGGACGAGGCGCGCAACGTCTTCTACGAGCTGGAGGACGTGCGGGACATCCAGGATCGCAGCATCATCAAGATCTACCGCAAGGAGCCCATCTACGCCTCGTACCCCGCTGCCGCTCACCTGGCTAACGGAGACCTGAGG AGGGAGATGGTGTACTCCTCTCGGGACTCCTCCCCGACCCGCCGTCTCAACACCCTCCCTTCCTCGACCTCCTCTGGTTCTCCGTCCCGCTCCCGCCTCTCCTACAGCGGCGGGCGTCCTCCGTCCTTCGCCGGCTCCCATCCCCAGCACGAGCAGGGCCGGCACCCGCACCACCTCTCGGCGGGCCACGGCGCCAACGCGGGACTGTCGCCCTCGCCCAGCGCCATCTTGGAGCGGCGCGACGTCAAGCCCGACGAGGAGGTCTCTGCGAAAAACATGGCGTTAATGAAGAACGAGGGCCTGTACGCGGATCCCTACAGTTTGATGCACGAGGGCCGCCTCAGCATCGCCTCCACCCAGTCGCTAGCTGCCATCGGAGATCCCTTCAGCTTCCCCGTGTCTAGTGGCCTGTACCGGCGCGGCTCCGTGCGCTCCCTTAGCACCTACTCCGCTGCTGCTCTTCAGGGAGACCTGGAGGACTCTCTCTACAAACCGGGAAGCTCGATCTACTCCGACACATACTCCTCAGCCACGCTGGGGATGGGTTTCCGCATGGCGCCGTCCTCCCCACAGAAAATCCCTGACATGCAGCTGAGGGACAGGGACTCGTATTCCAGCTCGCCCAGAGCCTCgcctgtcagacagaccttcCGTAAGGACTCCGCCTCCTCGTCGGTGTTTGTGGAGAGCCCAAAGTCAAGGCCCAGCTCTGGTTCAGaccctctgtgtctgacagctggGCCTGGGGAGGGTGGCAGGGCCTCAGCCGGCTTCGGTCCTTCATTGTCTGGGCAAGACTCTGACAGTAGCAG GGATCATCGTCTGGAGCGCATGGAGGCAATGGAGAAGCAGATCGCCAGCCTGACTGGCCTGGTCCAGAGTGTGCTGACCAGGGCGCCGGACAGCGACAGCAC ATGTGGCCTGCTGCGTCTCTGCATGATGGCGGGCTGCCCTCCGGACCAAGGGACGGAGTTCTCACGGCCATTACCTTTCTCTTCCAGCGAGAAGACCGAAACCAACAGCGATGGCTCTGCCACCGGAA CTGGACGTCGGAAGCACAAAG CTCACACGCCGTCGGCGCCTCTCGCTctgatgccgccgccgccgtccaaCACGGCCCATTGGAGCGGCGCTGGGCGTCTGCAGATGCAGCTCCACCTGAACGGCCTGCAGCAAAGCGCCACAGACCTACGCAAACAACTCAACCAGCTGCGCAAGATACAG cTGGACAACCAGGACTCAGTGAAGACCCTGCTGAAGCGAACGGAAGCCGAGCTGAACGTGCGCGTGGCCGATGCcctgaggaagcaggaggatcCTTTACAGAGACAGCGCctcctggtggaggaggagaggctcaAGTACCTGAACGAGGAGGAGCTcatcatccagcagctcca CGACCTGGAGAAGTCAGTGGAGGAGATCCAGAAGGAGTCGTCTGTCAACCACAAGCTGGTGACTgcgcaggagctggaggagaagaccaCTGTGCTGAGGAAGCTGGGGGAAACGCTCACGGAGCTAAAAA ACCAGTTTCCGGGCCTGCAGAGCAAGATGCGGGTGGTGctgagggtggaggtggaggctgtcAAATTCCTGAAAGAGGAGCCGCACCGACTCGACGCCCTGTTGAAACGCTGCAAGACTATAACGGACACGCTCACCGCCATGCGCAA ACAAGCCAACGAGGGGGTGTGGAAGAAGCAGGAGGACTTCTCCGCTCCCCCGTCCAAGCACAACGACGACCTGCGGAAGTTTCCCGACTTCGAGATCCCCACCAGCCCGCCCATCACCCTCAACGACCTCGGCGGGGGCAACAGCCTGTCCAACTGGAGCCCCCACGCCAGCCTCAGCCGCGCCCACGGCAACGTGTCCGGCGCCCACAAGGACAATCACCCTCCGGTGCCGCACAAGGGCAaagcgctggaggagctggagcggcgcGCCGCTGCCGACAAGGCTCTGTCCGTGGAAGTCCGACTG GCAGCGGAGCGGGACTGGGAGGAGAAGCGGGCCAGTCTCACGCAGTACAGTGCCCAGGACATCAaccggctgctggaggagacccAGGCCGAGCTCATGAAGGCCATCCCCGACCTGGACTTCGCCGCCAAGCAGATCAAGCCGTCCTGCGGCCCGCCGGCCTCCCAGAACCCGCAGGGCGGGGCGGGCACCCCGGAGCACCGGACCGGCAAGCCCCAGCACAAGCTGTCCGGGAAGGACGGCGGGTCCCGGCGCGGCTCTG atgAGCTGAGCGTGCCACGGTATCGCACAGAGAAACCCTCCAAATCccccccaccgccgccgcctcgaCGTAGCTTCCCGTCGTCTCCGGGCCTGACCACCCGCAGCGGAGAGCCCCTCATCCCCGGAAAGAGTATAAAG aagtctgagtctgaggagACTGAAGGTCAGAAGCCTCATGTAAAATTGAGGAGGACTGCGTCTGAAAACCCTCGCCCCGCTTCCACACCCCCCACGCTGGCTCCCGGAGAcaaggaggaaagagaagaggagaaaatcGCTGCAGAACTGGAG GGAAGGCGCTTGTCTGTCCCTCACGTCGCGTCGCCAGCCTCGCCCGCTGGCGCCGAGCGCTGTGTCGGAGATTTACCGCACGAATCCGCAGGGGACGCTCCATCACGGCACCGGCCTGGTCATAACATGCTCCGTCGGCCTCCGCTTTTAAAAGGGGGAGATTTATGTGGACGCTCCCCTCGACGAGAGCAGGGGCGTAATTCTTTTCAACATGGGGAATTAAAAGAGGAGCTCGCTCTGCTGCTGACGGAGCTGGACGTGAGGGCGATGTCTTCCCTCGAGGCCCAGAAGCTCAGCAGAACCGCAGGGGATGCCTTACAGACTCTGACCATCTGCCAGGACACTGAGGAAGTGCCTTATAGCCAACTCAGTGTCCGGCCTATTCTGGTGCTCTTTGAGAACATTAAAACAGCCAGAGAGGCCTACAGGCTGCTTCATTCCCTTGTGGCGGCCTCCAGACCAGGGCCCAAACCCAGAGGGAAGCC